The Vulpes vulpes isolate BD-2025 chromosome 10, VulVul3, whole genome shotgun sequence genome has a window encoding:
- the FICD gene encoding protein adenylyltransferase FICD — protein sequence MTLMPMASVMAVTEPKWVSVWGRFLWVILLSMVLGSLLALLLPLGTLEEQCLTVLKGFYLLRSKLDRVQHAVTKCTSPSTELSVTSRDAALRVVKTRASPAGKLEAKAALNQALEMKRQGKREKAHKLFLHALKMDPDFVDALNEFGIFSEEDKDIIQADYLYTRALTISPYHEKALVNRDRTLPLVEEIDQRYFSIIDSKVKKVMSIPKGNSALRRVMEETYYHHIYHTVAIEGNTLTLSEIRHILETRYAVPGKSLEEQNEVIGMHAAMTYINTTLVSRIGSVTISDVLEIHRRVLGYVDPVEAGRFRTTQVLVGHHIPPHPQDVEKQMQEFIQWLNSEDAMNLHPVEFAALAHYKLVYIHPFIDGNGRTSRLLMNLILMQAGYPPITIRKEQRSEYYHVLEVANEGDVRPFIRFIAKCTETTLDTLLFATTEYPVALPEAKPNHSGFKETLPVKP from the exons ATGACACTCATGCCGATGGCTTCAGTGATGGCAGTGACTGAACCAAAGTGGGTGTCAGTCTGGGGTCGCTTCCTATGGGTGATACTGCTGAGCATGGTGTTGGGGTCCCTGCTGGCACTGCTGCTGCCGCTGGGGACCCTGGAAGAGCAGTGTTTGACCGTGCTTAAAGGCTTCTACCTGCTGAGGAGCAAGTTGGACAGGGTGCAGCATGCCGTCACCAAGTGCACCAGCCCGTCCACAGAGCTCAGTGTTACCTCCAGGGATGCAGCACTGCGGGTGGTCAAGACCAGGGCCTCTCCAG CTGGTAAGTTGGAAGCCAAAGCAGCTCTGAACCAGGCTCTGGAAATGAAACGCCAAGGCAAGCGGGAGAAAGCCCACAAGCTCTTCCTGCATGCCCTCAAAATGGACCCAGACTTTGTAGATGCACTCAACGAGTTCGGCATCTTTTCAGAAGAGGACAAGGACATCATCCAGGCAGATTACTTATACACCAGAGCGTTGACCATCTCGCCCTACCATGAGAAAGCGCTGGTCAACCGGGACCGGACACTGCCATTGGTAGAAGAGATCGACCAGAGGTATTTCAGCATCATCGACAGCAAAGTGAAAAAGGTCATGTCCATCCCCAAGGGCAACTCTGCGCTGCGCAGGGTCATGGAGGAAACCTACTACCATCACATCTACCACACGGTCGCAATCGAGGGCAACACCCTCACCCTCTCAGAAATCAGGCACATCCTCGAGACCCGCTATGCCGTGCCAGGGAAAAGCCTGGAGGAGCAGAACGAGGTCATTGGCATGCACGCAGCAATGACTTACATCAACACAACGCTCGTTTCCCGCATTGGGTCTGTCACCATCAGTGACGTGTTAGAGATCCACAGGCGGGTGCTGGGCTATGTGGATCCAGTGGAAGCTGGCAGGTTTCGGACGACACAGGTCCTTGTGGGACACCACATCCCTCCCCATCCTCAAGATGTTGAAAAGCAGATGCAGGAGTTCATACAGTGGCTCAACTCCGAGGATGCCATGAATCTGCACCCAGTGGAGTTTGCAGCACTGGCCCATTATAAACTGGTTTACATTCACCCTTTCATCGATGGCAATGGAAGGACCTCGCGCCTGCTGATGAACCTCATCCTGATGCAGGCGGGCTACCCACCCATCACCATCCGCAAGGAGCAGAGGTCTGAGTACTACCATGTACTGGAAGTTGCCAACGAAGGCGATGTGAGGCCATTCATCCGCTTCATCGCCAAGTGTACAGAAACCACTCTGGACACTCTGCTCTTTGCCACAACGGAGTACCCGGTGGCACTGCCAGAGGCCAAACCCAACCACTCCGGGTTTAAGGAGACACTGCCTGTAAAGCCATAA